One window of the Aulosira sp. FACHB-615 genome contains the following:
- a CDS encoding DUF4864 domain-containing protein, producing MEIHDTDAIAIRSVIESQLAAFQQDDAQTAFTFASAGIQEQFQSPEYFMRMVMLNYPAVYRPRSVMFEKITIIQDNITQPVLLLSPHGTPLRALYFMEQQRDDTWKINGCILVSVEAEIT from the coding sequence ATGGAAATTCATGATACTGATGCTATTGCCATCCGTTCTGTGATTGAAAGTCAATTAGCAGCTTTTCAGCAAGATGATGCTCAAACTGCGTTTACTTTTGCAAGTGCGGGAATTCAAGAGCAATTTCAAAGCCCAGAATACTTTATGCGGATGGTAATGCTAAATTACCCGGCGGTGTATCGTCCTCGTTCGGTGATGTTTGAAAAAATTACTATTATTCAAGACAATATAACTCAACCTGTATTATTGTTGAGTCCTCATGGTACGCCGTTGCGGGCGTTATATTTTATGGAACAGCAACGCGATGATACTTGGAAAATCAACGGTTGCATTTTAGTATCAGTAGAAGCGGAAATTACTTAG
- a CDS encoding SGNH/GDSL hydrolase family protein, with product MKHNYLLAVGLLTGLAIPVSTLSPLSNRLPANSSYLGTAKHNSLLMIGGNNLPAFDKSLPELRYQALQHIKNSHSTVSEKIIPSADISSPALKYSQSIVDNKKAASLDESLPAISEPGLLAPIESLFHRSSASSNVPLTSGYQLYYQRLAALKTGQIYTRMSDDAPSFSESNKQRQLTYEDWKSLLALEAKAVTKGQGNNHLSIMLGDSLSLWFPPQKLPSGKLWLNQGISGDTSGGILKRLSAFSSTKPEVIYIMAGINDLRRGLKDEVILQNYRQIIRRLRKEHPKTEIIVQSILPASLPTISNSRIRRINFQLSLIAQQEKANYLNIHDWFTDFEGNLRLELTTDGLHLSQEGYDVWRSALEQVEYKLTQREQEKLRSQF from the coding sequence ATGAAGCACAATTATCTGTTAGCAGTAGGCTTGTTAACAGGATTGGCAATACCAGTATCGACGCTTTCGCCTCTGTCAAACAGATTGCCAGCAAATTCTAGTTACCTGGGGACAGCAAAACATAATTCACTGTTAATGATAGGTGGAAACAATCTTCCTGCCTTTGACAAGTCTTTACCAGAGTTGAGATATCAAGCTTTACAACATATAAAAAATTCGCACTCAACAGTGAGTGAAAAAATTATCCCTAGTGCGGATATTTCCTCACCAGCTTTAAAGTATTCACAATCAATAGTTGATAATAAAAAAGCTGCAAGTCTTGATGAATCTTTACCAGCAATTAGTGAGCCAGGATTGTTAGCGCCAATCGAGTCACTATTTCATCGCAGTTCAGCATCATCAAATGTACCGTTAACATCTGGATATCAACTTTATTACCAAAGACTAGCGGCTTTAAAGACTGGTCAAATTTATACACGTATGTCTGATGATGCGCCATCTTTTTCCGAATCTAATAAACAACGCCAATTAACTTACGAAGATTGGAAGAGTTTATTAGCTTTAGAAGCCAAAGCTGTGACTAAAGGTCAAGGTAACAATCATTTAAGTATTATGCTTGGGGATTCTTTAAGTTTGTGGTTCCCCCCGCAAAAACTACCTAGTGGCAAACTTTGGCTAAATCAAGGTATATCTGGTGATACTTCTGGCGGAATTTTAAAAAGATTAAGCGCATTTTCCTCTACAAAGCCAGAAGTCATTTACATCATGGCGGGAATTAATGATTTACGCCGAGGGCTAAAAGATGAAGTGATTTTGCAAAATTACCGCCAAATTATCCGCCGTTTGCGAAAGGAACACCCAAAAACTGAGATAATTGTGCAATCAATTTTGCCAGCAAGCTTACCAACAATTTCTAATAGCCGAATTCGGCGGATTAATTTTCAATTGTCCCTAATTGCTCAACAAGAGAAAGCAAATTATTTAAATATTCATGATTGGTTTACCGATTTTGAAGGTAATTTGCGCTTAGAGTTAACCACTGATGGATTACATCTATCCCAGGAGGGATATGATGTTTGGCGTTCCGCACTAGAACAAGTCGAGTACAAGTTGACTCAGCGTGAACAGGAAAAATTGCGATCGCAGTTTTAA
- a CDS encoding site-specific DNA-methyltransferase translates to MATEPENIPQPINFTPYYTQSYGSIYLGDSLQLIKFLPESSVNLILTSPPFALTRKKKYGNESAEKYIEWFLPFASEFKRVLADNGSFVLDLGGAYLPGNPVRSLYQYELLLRLCKEVGFFLAQEFYHYNPARLPTPAEWVTIRRIRVKDAVNVVWWLSKTANPKADNRKVLKPYSQSMQRLLKNGYEAKMRPSGHEISGKFQKDNQGAIPPNLLEIPNTESNSLYLRRCKAKGIQPHPARFPQGFAEFFIKFLTDEGDLVLDPFAGSNTTGFVAETLKRQWISFEINQDYVTGSRFRFVE, encoded by the coding sequence TTGGCAACTGAACCAGAGAATATACCACAACCTATTAATTTCACACCTTACTACACTCAAAGTTACGGCTCAATTTATTTAGGCGATAGTCTGCAACTAATTAAATTTTTGCCAGAAAGCAGCGTTAACCTGATTTTGACATCGCCGCCGTTTGCGTTGACGCGCAAAAAAAAGTATGGCAATGAGAGTGCAGAAAAATATATTGAGTGGTTTCTACCCTTTGCGTCGGAATTTAAAAGAGTGCTGGCAGATAACGGCTCATTTGTTTTAGATTTAGGTGGTGCGTATCTTCCTGGTAATCCTGTACGAAGTCTTTATCAATACGAATTGTTGCTGAGGTTGTGTAAGGAAGTAGGCTTTTTTCTGGCACAGGAATTTTATCATTACAACCCAGCAAGACTACCCACCCCGGCTGAGTGGGTAACAATTAGAAGAATCCGGGTAAAAGATGCGGTTAATGTTGTTTGGTGGTTATCAAAAACGGCAAACCCCAAAGCAGATAATCGGAAAGTTTTAAAGCCTTATAGCCAAAGTATGCAGCGATTACTCAAAAATGGTTATGAAGCAAAAATGCGCCCCAGTGGCCATGAAATTTCGGGTAAGTTTCAAAAAGACAATCAAGGTGCAATTCCACCAAATTTATTAGAAATTCCCAACACAGAATCTAATAGTCTTTATTTACGTCGCTGTAAAGCTAAGGGAATTCAGCCCCATCCGGCAAGGTTTCCGCAGGGGTTTGCTGAATTTTTTATCAAGTTTCTAACAGATGAGGGTGATCTGGTTTTAGATCCATTTGCTGGTTCCAACACAACTGGTTTTGTAGCTGAGACTTTAAAACGCCAATGGATTTCTTTTGAAATTAATCAGGATTATGTAACAGGGAGTCGTTTTCGGTTTGTTGAGTAG
- a CDS encoding DUF6745 domain-containing protein, with the protein MSRKVGDMLQIEKLTPEQAALIPVYREKWRKIALSTERIDREKATEAVNAVYEIMGFDEPQIVFFDSPYAALKEFNQQLHHSQLNEKAYTIQREILTEKRNYIRSQILNKELAIFLIQEFISNPLDDIFERFSWIILKELHTHFYIVDEELDIEAFDVSYFAPESWANVASFIDFCISELNCDLSQQDWLVIQNLIKNCGWIFPDEHIAIVCDRPIHIRFDNQNRLHAEGEPAIEFADGYSLYSYHGVTLPEKYGKIHPQQWQAQWLLTETNAELRRVLIQGIGYSRICQDLQAIELDNWDGYTLLRIDNDFIDIEPILLLKMTCPSTGFIHVLRVPPNMVSAREAIRWVNWGIDPEDFIIET; encoded by the coding sequence ATGAGCCGGAAGGTTGGCGATATGTTGCAGATTGAAAAACTCACCCCTGAGCAAGCAGCTTTGATTCCAGTTTATCGAGAGAAGTGGCGAAAGATTGCGCTTTCTACTGAACGAATTGATAGAGAGAAAGCGACTGAAGCGGTGAATGCTGTTTATGAAATTATGGGCTTTGATGAGCCGCAGATTGTATTTTTTGATAGTCCTTATGCTGCTTTAAAAGAGTTTAACCAGCAATTACATCACTCTCAACTCAATGAAAAAGCTTACACGATCCAAAGAGAAATACTGACGGAAAAGAGAAATTATATACGCTCTCAAATTCTTAACAAAGAACTAGCAATTTTTCTTATACAAGAATTTATTTCTAATCCATTAGATGATATCTTTGAAAGATTTAGTTGGATTATATTAAAAGAACTACATACACACTTTTATATTGTTGATGAAGAACTAGATATTGAGGCTTTTGATGTAAGTTACTTTGCACCAGAGTCTTGGGCTAATGTTGCTAGTTTTATAGATTTTTGTATCTCTGAGTTAAATTGTGATTTATCTCAGCAAGATTGGTTAGTTATACAAAACCTAATTAAAAATTGTGGTTGGATATTTCCTGATGAGCATATAGCAATTGTATGCGATCGCCCGATTCATATCCGCTTCGATAATCAAAACCGCCTGCACGCCGAAGGTGAACCAGCAATTGAATTTGCTGATGGCTATAGCCTTTACTCTTATCACGGTGTTACCTTACCTGAAAAATACGGTAAGATACATCCTCAACAATGGCAAGCCCAATGGCTATTAACAGAAACCAATGCTGAACTGCGGCGCGTGTTGATTCAAGGTATAGGTTACAGTCGCATTTGCCAAGATTTACAAGCTATTGAATTAGATAATTGGGACGGATATACCCTGTTAAGAATTGATAATGATTTTATTGATATTGAACCAATTTTGTTATTAAAAATGACTTGTCCCAGTACAGGTTTTATTCATGTTTTGCGTGTTCCCCCAAATATGGTGTCAGCCCGTGAAGCAATTCGCTGGGTTAATTGGGGAATTGATCCAGAGGATTTTATAATAGAAACTTGA
- the topA gene encoding type I DNA topoisomerase, translating to MSTLVIVESPTKARTIRNYLPKDYRVEASMGHVRDLPQSASEIPTTIKGEKWAQLGVNVDADFEPVYVVPKDKKKVVTQLKDALKEATELILATDEDREGESISWHLYQLLKPKVPTKRMVFHEITQEAIKKALKNCRTIDEQLVRAQETRRILDRLVGYTLSPLLWEKIAWGLSAGRVQSVAVRLLVKKERQRRAFHEGTYWDLKAYLEQAKAPFTSQLVTLGGTKVASGSDFDPNTGQIAAGRNVVLLTEADAVALKERLTGKTWNVTEMEERPVTRKPAPPFTTSTLQQEANRKLRLSARDTMRIAQNLYEQGYITYMRTDSVHLSDQAIAAARDCVEKLYGKQYLSPQPRQYTTKSKGAQEAHEAIRPAGSTFRTPQETGLSGRELAVYDLIWKRTVACQMADSRQTQITVQLQVEDAGFRSSGKRIDFPGYLRAYVEGSDDPEAALEDQEIILPNLKVGDHPNCKELEAVGHETQPPARYTEATLVKTLESEGIGRPSTYASIIGTIIDKGYAQLVNNALIPTFTAFAVTSLLEKHFPDIVDPSFTSKMEQTLDDIAEGEVNWLPYLREFYLGDKGLETLVREQKSQIDATKARTVELENLAAKVRIGKYGPYIEVENGDAVVTASIPKDLTPADLDPKQVEVLLKQKTTGPDELGRHPETGEPIYIKIGTYGPYVQLGDKTEENPKPKQASIPKNVPKENVTLEIAVGLLALPRTLGTHPATGGRIQASIGPYGPYVVHDQGKEGKDYRSLKVADNVLTVSLERALEILSEPKKGRSSANSKSKAALKELGNHPEDDSPVNIYDGPYGPYIKHGKTNVSIPEGQSVEEMTLSQALELLASKASSGKKSTRKTTKTTSTRAKSTAKSSKTTTKKSEG from the coding sequence ATGTCAACTCTCGTCATCGTCGAATCTCCCACCAAAGCTCGTACCATTCGCAACTACCTACCAAAAGACTATCGGGTAGAAGCGTCTATGGGTCATGTCCGTGACCTCCCCCAGTCAGCAAGTGAAATCCCCACGACCATCAAAGGGGAAAAATGGGCGCAGCTAGGGGTAAATGTGGACGCAGACTTTGAACCGGTGTATGTTGTCCCCAAAGACAAAAAGAAAGTTGTTACTCAGCTCAAAGATGCCTTAAAAGAGGCAACTGAACTCATCCTGGCAACTGACGAAGACCGGGAAGGAGAAAGCATCAGTTGGCATTTATACCAATTGCTGAAGCCCAAAGTTCCGACCAAGCGGATGGTGTTTCACGAAATCACCCAAGAGGCGATAAAAAAAGCCTTGAAAAACTGCCGCACTATTGATGAACAACTAGTCCGCGCCCAAGAAACACGCCGAATTTTAGACCGTTTGGTAGGATATACACTCTCGCCCCTGCTATGGGAAAAAATCGCCTGGGGATTATCTGCTGGGCGAGTCCAGTCTGTAGCTGTGCGGTTATTGGTGAAAAAAGAACGCCAACGCCGCGCCTTCCATGAAGGGACATATTGGGATTTAAAAGCCTATTTAGAACAGGCAAAAGCACCGTTTACCTCCCAGTTAGTGACCTTGGGTGGGACAAAAGTTGCCAGTGGCAGTGATTTTGACCCCAACACAGGACAAATTGCAGCTGGGCGCAATGTGGTGTTACTCACAGAAGCCGATGCTGTGGCGTTGAAAGAACGGTTAACAGGCAAAACCTGGAATGTTACCGAGATGGAGGAACGGCCAGTTACCCGTAAACCTGCGCCACCGTTTACTACCTCCACCTTGCAACAAGAAGCGAACCGGAAACTGAGGCTGTCGGCACGGGATACGATGCGGATTGCTCAAAACTTGTACGAGCAAGGGTATATTACCTATATGCGTACAGACTCGGTGCATTTGTCAGATCAGGCGATCGCAGCTGCTCGTGATTGTGTAGAAAAGCTGTACGGTAAGCAATATCTCAGCCCCCAACCCCGGCAATACACCACCAAATCTAAAGGCGCACAAGAAGCCCACGAAGCCATCCGCCCAGCCGGTAGCACTTTCCGCACACCCCAAGAAACAGGTTTAAGCGGTCGAGAACTCGCTGTTTACGACTTAATTTGGAAGCGTACCGTCGCCTGTCAAATGGCTGACTCCCGCCAAACCCAAATTACTGTGCAGTTACAGGTTGAGGATGCTGGCTTCCGTTCCTCTGGAAAACGCATCGACTTTCCTGGTTACTTACGCGCCTACGTCGAAGGTTCCGACGACCCCGAAGCCGCGCTAGAAGACCAAGAAATTATCTTGCCTAACCTGAAAGTAGGGGATCATCCAAACTGTAAAGAACTCGAAGCAGTTGGTCACGAAACCCAACCCCCAGCCAGATACACCGAAGCCACTTTGGTCAAAACCTTAGAAAGTGAAGGTATAGGTCGTCCTAGTACCTACGCCAGCATTATCGGTACCATCATCGATAAAGGTTATGCCCAATTGGTGAATAATGCTTTAATTCCCACCTTCACCGCCTTTGCCGTCACCAGCTTATTAGAAAAACACTTCCCCGATATTGTTGACCCTAGTTTTACCTCCAAAATGGAGCAAACCTTAGATGACATTGCCGAAGGTGAAGTTAACTGGCTACCTTACCTGCGGGAATTTTATTTAGGTGACAAAGGGTTAGAAACCTTAGTTAGAGAACAGAAAAGTCAAATTGATGCGACTAAAGCTAGAACCGTAGAACTAGAAAATTTAGCAGCAAAAGTCCGCATTGGCAAATACGGCCCTTACATCGAAGTGGAAAACGGTGATGCTGTAGTCACAGCCTCCATTCCCAAAGATTTAACCCCGGCTGACCTCGACCCTAAACAAGTAGAAGTTTTACTCAAGCAAAAAACCACAGGCCCCGACGAACTTGGTCGCCATCCCGAAACAGGTGAGCCGATTTATATCAAAATTGGGACTTACGGCCCTTACGTGCAATTAGGTGACAAAACAGAAGAAAATCCTAAACCAAAACAAGCTTCCATTCCCAAAAACGTGCCGAAAGAAAATGTCACTCTAGAAATAGCTGTTGGTCTTTTAGCACTTCCTCGGACTTTGGGAACCCACCCAGCGACAGGAGGCAGAATTCAAGCTAGTATCGGCCCCTATGGCCCTTACGTAGTTCACGACCAAGGCAAAGAAGGCAAAGATTACCGTTCGTTAAAAGTTGCGGATAATGTTTTAACAGTTTCTTTAGAAAGAGCTTTGGAAATATTATCAGAACCGAAAAAAGGACGGAGTTCGGCTAACAGTAAGTCCAAAGCGGCGTTAAAGGAACTAGGGAACCATCCCGAAGATGATTCACCAGTGAATATATATGATGGCCCTTATGGCCCTTATATCAAGCATGGCAAAACTAACGTCAGCATTCCTGAAGGACAGTCGGTGGAAGAAATGACCCTATCTCAAGCCCTGGAATTGTTAGCCAGTAAAGCTTCATCTGGGAAAAAATCTACCCGCAAAACTACTAAAACAACTAGTACCCGCGCTAAATCAACTGCTAAGTCATCTAAGACCACTACTAAAAAGAGTGAGGGGTGA
- a CDS encoding DNA topoisomerase I gives MARKLIEALLGPEAEPEPELIPIPVNERSRRR, from the coding sequence ATGGCTCGCAAGCTAATTGAAGCCCTGCTGGGGCCAGAAGCTGAACCGGAACCGGAACTGATTCCGATTCCAGTCAATGAACGCTCCCGTCGTCGTTAA
- the aroQ gene encoding type II 3-dehydroquinate dehydratase has product MQPLSILVLHGPNLNLLGQREPGIYGAVTLAEINRLLQEQAAKMQASVFAMQSNHEGALVDAIHEALGKHQGILINAGAYTHTSVALRDAIAAVNLPAVEVHLSNIYRREDFRHHSYIAPVVIGQISGFGAQSYFLGLQALVHHLRKDEV; this is encoded by the coding sequence GTGCAACCTTTAAGCATTTTGGTACTGCATGGGCCAAACCTAAATTTGCTGGGACAGCGAGAGCCGGGGATTTATGGTGCTGTAACTTTGGCTGAAATTAACCGTTTATTGCAAGAACAAGCGGCAAAGATGCAAGCAAGTGTGTTTGCCATGCAGTCTAATCATGAAGGCGCTTTGGTAGATGCGATTCATGAAGCTTTAGGTAAACACCAGGGGATTTTAATTAATGCTGGGGCGTATACACACACTAGTGTGGCACTAAGAGATGCGATCGCAGCAGTTAATTTACCAGCAGTTGAAGTACACCTCAGCAATATTTACCGTCGAGAAGATTTTCGCCATCATTCTTACATCGCGCCTGTAGTGATTGGTCAAATTAGTGGTTTTGGCGCACAAAGTTATTTTTTAGGCTTACAGGCTTTAGTGCATCATTTACGAAAGGATGAAGTTTAG
- a CDS encoding ADP-ribosylglycohydrolase family protein → MRYSLFSRFRGTILGALLGANLAKSGDKSPQAVSDIGKLMLLGTESLVKLGKLDLDDWKQRQQEELPSFYLNNHATSEIILAALPVALFFHDNLLKLRNNLLHTYQLWGEDPVVRDGILAVGYAIALSLTEKLDPQTLIAQIISFIGDTPTSLPKQLLQVNDLLSKHAGLETAKAELNTKDKTSSAIALAFYCFLSTPEDFRLTVLRANRLLPSPIIGAIAGGLSGTFNSTAGIPTQWRVLYLSTDNSTGILVNYPQMLELTDALLAVWSGVYNLSLHPKPLTLDGCVMLDKQNFVSVFAAPRVIRSR, encoded by the coding sequence ATGCGCTATTCACTGTTCAGCCGCTTTAGAGGTACTATACTCGGAGCGTTATTAGGTGCAAATTTAGCTAAGTCGGGAGACAAATCACCTCAAGCTGTCTCAGATATTGGCAAATTAATGCTACTGGGTACCGAAAGTTTGGTGAAGCTAGGCAAATTAGATTTGGATGACTGGAAACAGCGTCAGCAAGAAGAATTGCCTAGTTTTTATCTTAATAATCATGCCACTTCTGAAATTATTTTAGCCGCCTTACCAGTGGCACTTTTTTTTCATGACAATTTGCTGAAGTTAAGAAATAATTTACTACACACGTACCAACTTTGGGGAGAAGATCCAGTGGTACGGGATGGAATATTAGCAGTAGGCTACGCGATCGCTTTATCTTTAACCGAAAAATTAGATCCGCAAACTCTTATAGCTCAAATTATTAGTTTTATTGGCGACACACCAACATCATTACCAAAACAATTATTACAAGTTAATGATTTGTTATCTAAACATGCTGGGTTAGAAACAGCTAAAGCAGAGTTAAATACCAAAGACAAAACTAGCAGTGCGATCGCATTGGCATTTTATTGCTTTCTCAGTACACCAGAAGACTTTCGCTTAACAGTTTTACGCGCAAATCGATTGTTACCTTCCCCGATAATAGGTGCGATCGCAGGTGGTTTATCGGGAACCTTCAATAGCACAGCCGGAATTCCTACACAGTGGCGAGTTTTATATTTATCAACCGATAACTCTACTGGGATACTGGTCAATTATCCACAGATGTTAGAATTAACCGATGCACTTTTAGCTGTGTGGTCAGGAGTATATAACCTGTCCCTACATCCCAAACCATTGACTTTAGACGGATGTGTGATGCTGGACAAACAAAATTTTGTTTCTGTATTTGCTGCACCGCGCGTCATTCGCTCACGTTAA
- a CDS encoding HD family phosphohydrolase yields MTKSFKTQTGMIAVGLGWVHEKRSSVVFAIAVVSLTGVLGHKLYNQPQLQAGTYAPQTFKAPYATSIEDKKQTEAQRKEVSNSSIQVLRVDDKITNKINQELQQILDQGNELRSVAGPFPFFDTAVLSLPTQQYLRACSDSEWKALLVTVENKSKQKLELSLGFPQKPRSPKYLPLFPSATGSSTEHNQPITIIPIPSQSPQPSNITQNKDFQIAVGELEAYRITTSAQNLASLVQQISQIRQAYIQAKSQFLQLDTTNPGIIYQETVILDLSDDDWSNTYTQISQIADRILTQGIPEGLPDKILQNAVSTHVQYVVPKDAEALASKLLLAVLEPNLKKDEEKTQLKAKQAAEGVSPVLVPVRQGQIIVNKGQKITEWQFDVLEKYKLIRRENNWLGLAKVATMVTGAIGIFVWVERRKKYRLRQRDRLLILLLTLSTPGVIAMGIFHTSWSAVGLLLGSFYGQTLGATVIGLLLLVIPSSVEVSKVALVAGATGGILGSYIAQKLRSREELALLGVAIAATQGSVYLIVSLLIGTAFSTGWYMVFQAAGLFALSGLAWSIIALGVSPYLEKLFDLVTPIRLAELANPNRPLLKKLATETPGTFQHTLFVATLAEAAAKKLGCNVELVRAGTLYHDIGKMHDPLGFIENQMGGANKHETEIQDPWKSAEIIKKHVSEGLVMARKHSLPTAIQAFIPEHQGTMLIAYFYHQAQQQAQADPSIKLDEADFRYDGPIPQSRETGIVMLADACEAALRSLKEVTPEQALTTLNNILRARWQDNQLQESGLTRDEMKQIAEIFVEVWQQFHHKRIAYPKLKVSNK; encoded by the coding sequence ATGACAAAATCGTTCAAAACTCAGACTGGAATGATCGCAGTCGGTTTAGGCTGGGTACATGAAAAACGTTCTTCTGTGGTATTTGCGATCGCAGTTGTTTCGTTAACCGGGGTACTGGGTCATAAGCTATACAACCAACCCCAACTGCAAGCAGGAACCTACGCACCACAAACTTTTAAAGCACCTTACGCTACCAGCATTGAAGATAAAAAACAAACTGAAGCTCAACGGAAAGAGGTTAGTAACAGTTCTATACAAGTCTTAAGGGTTGATGACAAGATTACCAACAAGATTAACCAAGAACTACAACAAATTCTCGACCAAGGTAATGAACTTCGTTCTGTTGCTGGGCCGTTTCCTTTTTTTGACACCGCAGTTTTATCTTTACCTACCCAACAATATCTCCGTGCTTGTTCTGACTCAGAATGGAAAGCACTATTAGTTACTGTCGAAAACAAGAGTAAACAAAAATTAGAACTCTCGCTAGGATTTCCCCAAAAACCTCGCTCTCCTAAATATCTTCCCTTATTTCCATCTGCCACAGGTTCATCTACCGAGCATAACCAGCCTATAACGATCATCCCAATACCATCTCAGTCGCCCCAACCGAGCAACATTACCCAAAACAAAGACTTTCAAATAGCTGTAGGAGAATTAGAAGCTTATCGAATCACCACCTCAGCCCAAAATTTAGCTTCTTTGGTGCAGCAGATATCTCAAATCCGCCAAGCTTATATCCAAGCCAAGTCACAATTTTTACAACTAGATACAACTAACCCAGGGATAATTTATCAAGAAACAGTCATCTTAGATTTATCAGATGATGATTGGTCAAACACTTACACACAAATCAGCCAAATTGCCGATCGCATTTTGACCCAGGGCATTCCCGAAGGACTGCCAGATAAAATTTTACAAAATGCAGTCAGTACTCATGTGCAGTATGTTGTGCCGAAAGATGCGGAAGCTTTAGCATCTAAGTTGTTGTTGGCAGTTTTAGAACCCAACTTAAAAAAAGATGAAGAAAAAACGCAACTCAAGGCGAAACAAGCCGCAGAAGGAGTTTCACCCGTCTTAGTTCCGGTGCGCCAAGGTCAGATAATTGTCAACAAAGGGCAGAAAATTACTGAGTGGCAATTTGATGTTTTAGAAAAGTATAAATTAATTCGTCGGGAAAATAATTGGCTAGGACTGGCGAAGGTCGCCACGATGGTGACAGGCGCAATTGGGATTTTTGTTTGGGTAGAAAGGCGCAAGAAGTATCGATTACGCCAACGCGATCGCCTGTTAATATTACTCCTAACTTTGAGTACCCCTGGTGTGATCGCAATGGGAATATTTCATACTAGCTGGAGTGCCGTTGGTTTACTACTAGGCAGTTTTTATGGACAGACTTTAGGTGCAACAGTCATAGGGTTATTGTTGCTAGTTATACCCTCAAGTGTGGAAGTTAGTAAAGTTGCCTTGGTAGCTGGTGCAACTGGAGGAATATTAGGTAGTTACATTGCTCAAAAATTGCGATCGCGGGAAGAATTAGCATTATTAGGTGTAGCGATTGCAGCGACCCAAGGTAGTGTTTATCTCATTGTGAGTTTATTGATAGGTACAGCATTTAGTACAGGCTGGTATATGGTATTTCAAGCAGCCGGACTGTTTGCTTTATCAGGTTTAGCTTGGAGTATCATCGCCTTGGGCGTGAGTCCTTATTTAGAAAAATTATTTGATTTAGTTACACCAATTCGGTTAGCAGAACTAGCAAATCCTAACCGTCCCTTATTAAAAAAACTGGCTACAGAAACCCCCGGAACTTTTCAACACACTTTATTTGTCGCCACCTTAGCAGAAGCGGCGGCGAAAAAATTAGGTTGTAATGTCGAATTAGTCAGGGCTGGGACTTTATACCACGATATTGGTAAGATGCACGATCCTTTAGGTTTTATTGAAAACCAAATGGGGGGGGCGAATAAACACGAAACAGAAATTCAAGACCCTTGGAAAAGTGCCGAAATTATTAAAAAGCACGTTAGTGAAGGGTTAGTCATGGCGCGTAAACATTCTTTACCCACGGCAATTCAAGCATTTATTCCCGAACACCAAGGTACAATGCTGATTGCTTATTTTTACCATCAAGCACAGCAGCAAGCCCAAGCCGACCCCAGCATCAAATTAGACGAAGCTGATTTCCGCTACGATGGCCCCATTCCCCAATCACGGGAAACGGGAATTGTGATGTTAGCAGATGCTTGTGAAGCCGCCTTGCGATCGCTCAAAGAAGTCACACCCGAACAAGCTTTAACTACACTCAATAATATTTTGCGTGCCAGATGGCAAGATAATCAACTGCAAGAATCTGGACTAACGCGGGATGAAATGAAGCAAATTGCTGAAATTTTTGTTGAAGTTTGGCAGCAATTTCACCACAAGCGTATTGCTTATCCGAAGTTAAAGGTTAGTAATAAGTAG
- a CDS encoding Uma2 family endonuclease has product MTALILDLSPVIELTDEQFFQICQNHRDLRFERTAQGEIIVMPPTGWESGNRNSRLSQRLNNWADIDGTGLVFDSSTGFILPNGATRSTDAAWVKKERIAALNPDPAKFLPMAPDFVIELRSATDSLERLQLKMREYMDNGVRLGWLIDPQNQRVEIYRQGKEVEILQSPSSLSGEDVLPGFILDLAQILS; this is encoded by the coding sequence ATGACTGCTTTGATTCTTGACCTCAGCCCCGTCATTGAGTTAACGGATGAGCAGTTTTTTCAAATTTGTCAAAATCATCGAGACTTACGTTTTGAGCGAACAGCGCAAGGGGAAATCATTGTTATGCCGCCTACGGGATGGGAAAGTGGAAATCGTAATAGTCGTTTAAGTCAACGATTGAATAATTGGGCAGATATTGATGGTACTGGCTTAGTTTTTGATTCTTCCACGGGATTCATTCTTCCTAATGGTGCAACGCGATCGACTGATGCGGCTTGGGTAAAAAAAGAAAGAATCGCAGCTTTAAATCCTGATCCTGCCAAGTTTTTACCTATGGCTCCTGATTTTGTGATAGAGTTGCGCTCTGCTACAGATAGCCTAGAAAGATTGCAACTTAAAATGCGGGAGTACATGGATAACGGTGTGCGTCTAGGCTGGCTAATTGATCCGCAAAATCAACGAGTAGAAATTTATCGACAAGGAAAAGAAGTTGAAATTTTACAATCTCCTAGTAGCTTGAGTGGAGAGGATGTTTTACCAGGGTTTATTTTGGATTTAGCACAAATTTTGAGTTAG